Within the Thermanaeromonas toyohensis ToBE genome, the region CGAAGAGGCCTTAAAGCACAGTAAATAGCGTTGCCGACCGTTGCCCAACCGTTGCCCAAATTCATAGTCCATAGCAGGATTCCAACGGATGATGTCGTATATAAAAATAACCGGAAGCTAGAATTTATAATACTTTGACGTACCGAACCGGATGAGGCCGGATAGACTTTATCGGACTCTTAATCAGCGGGTCGTGGGTTCAAATCCTACCTGGCGCACCAACAGAATCAAGGCCTCCCGGGATCGGGAGGCCTAAAAATTTGCTGCTTTGACAGCAATTTGACAGCAAAACGATGTATCTGCCTCCCCCTTCTCCAGCGCCCTGGCGAGGTCGGCCGCCGAGGGCCTGGTGTATACTGCCGTACTGTCGAGTCTAGCGTGCCCGAGCACGGTACTTCAATAAGATTGGCCCCGGACCGGAGCATGTTCGTGGGCGCAGGTGTGCCTTAAGGTGTGGGAGTGCAGAACCGGTATCCTGGCCCTCCAGGCGTACTTCTTCACCACCCGCCACGCGGCGCTGGTGGTCAGGGGCTTTTCGTCCTAGGCCTCAGGGAAGAGCCAGGGCGAGCGGGGGTACTTCTTCTTCCTCGCGGCCAGCCACTCCCGGAGGCCCTCCATGGCCTCAGGCGGCACGGGCACCTCCCTGTACTTGCCGCCCTTGCCGCCCCGGACCACGATTACCCCGCGCCTCTCGCCTATGTCTACGTCCTCCAACCTTAGCGACACGGCCTCCGATACCCTCAGCCCGCAGGAGAGCATCAGCCTTATTATTAAGCCCGCGTCCCTGGGGTCGCCTTCCCTCTCGACCTCCTGAAGGAGCCTGTTGACCTTGGCCCTCTTCAGAGCCTGGGGTACCTGCCTGGCCTCCGGGACGCCCTTCGGAAAGTACGGCAGCCCGGGGGCCAGGCCCTCGTTCACGCACCAAGAGAGCCAGGACTTCAGGGCCTTCATGCGGTGGTGACGGTGTTGGGCTTTAACCCCTTCACGTTCCGCATCCAGCCCTGGTACTCCCGGAGGTCTATGCTGATGGTCTTCTCCGGTTCCGGCTCCTCACCGCAGGTTTCCAAGTACCACCGCCCGAAGGCCAGGAGGTCCTTGCCCAAGTTTTTGATACCACCAAAGGAGTTAAGCTTACCGGTAGTATGTTCGTAAGCAAGCGGAAAGTTTTGGAACTCTTGTCTCCCTCCTAAACTCTTTTTGTAGGGAGAAGGATTTCGGTTTCTTATGGAGAACTATTTGTTATAGTTTACAGAAGCAAAAGTTATATTTTTAGGAAAAACCTCATCAGTCAAGGGGTAAGATAGCATGAAAAAGGTAGGAGTCTTTGTCTGCCATTGTGGCAGCAACATTGCAGGGGTGGTGGATGTAAAACGGGTCGCAGAAGCAGCGGAAAGTTTTCCAGCGGTAGTATTTTCTACGGACTATCAATATATGTGTTCTGACCTCGGTCAGGAACTTATCCGTAAGGCTATCAAGGAACAAGGCTTAAACCGGGTGGTAGTAGCTTCTTGTTCACCCCGCTTGCACGAACCCACGTTTCGTAAAACTGTAGAGAGCGCAGGGCTTAACCCATATCTTTTGGAGATGGTCAATATTCGAGAACAGTGTTCCTGGGTGCATATCCAGGATAAAGAAGGGGCTACGACCAAAGCTATTGAGCTGGTCCGCATGGCCGTGGCTAAAGCTGTGCACAACTTTCCCTTAGAATCGAACACGGCCATTAAGATTACTAAACGGGCTCTGGTTATTGGAGCCGGCATTGCCGGTATTCAGGCGGCCTTAGATATTGCCGATACTGGGTATGAAGTTGTCCTGCTGGACCGACAGCCGAGTATCGGTGGAAACATGGTCCGGCTGGATAAAACCTTCCCTACCCTGGACTGCTCTGCTTGCATTTGTACTCCCAAAATGGTGGCTGCTGCCCAGCACCCTAAAATCAAGCTAATGACCTATTCTGAAGTGGAGAAAGTAGCAGGTTTCGTGGGCAACTTTGAGGTGACCATCAGAAAGAAGGCCCGCTCAGTAGATGAGAACAAGTGTACCGGATGTGGCACTTGTTGGGAGAAATGTCCCACCAAGGTGGATAACGAATTCGAACTCGGATTGGGTAAAAGGAAAGCCATATACGTACCGTTTCCGCAAGCTGTCCCCGCTGTTCCGGTGATCGACCGCGAGCATTGTCTTCGGTTTACCAGGGGAAAATGCGGTGTGTGCCAGAAAGCGTGTCCCAGACGGGCTATTGATTATGAGCAGCAAGATGAAATCGTAACCGAGCGATTTGGAGCCATAATAGTAGCTACCGGCTATGAACTCTTCCCCTGGGAAAAGGTATACGGCGAATATGGGTACGGGTTGTATCCCGATGTAATTACCAGCATGCATTTTGAGCGGTTGGTCAATGCTTCCGGACCTACAGGAGGGAAAATTTTAAGGCCCTCAGATGGGAAAGAGCCTAAGGTAGTAGTATTTATTAAATGTATAGGCTCGCGAGATGAGGCAAAAGGCAAAAGCTATTGTTCCCGAGTTTGTTGCATGTACACCGCCAAGCATGCCCATCAAGTTCTGGAGAAGATACCCGATGCCCAGGTTATTGTCTTCTACATGGATGTGCGTACACCGGGCAAAGGTTATGAGGAATTCTACCAGCGGACAGTCCACGAGGGAACTATATACATAAGAGGCCGCGTAAGCCGTATTTACCAGGAAGGGGACAGACTTATAGTGAGTGGCGAAGATACGCTCTTGGGACGGCAGGTGATGGTAGCCGCCGATCTAGTGGTATTAGCTACGGCCATGGTACCCAGCCAGGGGTGGGAAAACCTTGCTAAGATGTTGGGTATCAGTACCGACAAGGATGGTTTCTTCCAGGAAGCCCATCCCAAATTGCGCCCGGTGGAAACTTTTACGGCAGGAATTTTTCTGGCTGGGGCCTGCCAAGGGCCCAAGGATATTCCTGATACTGTGGCCCAGGCCGGTTTTGCCGCTGCAAAAGCTTGCCAGCTCCTCGCACGAGACGAGCTGGTCACCGATCCCATGATTGCGGAGGTAGATGAGCGCCTTTGCTCTGGTTGCGCTACCTGCCAGTCTATCTGTCCTTACAAGGCTATAGAGATGAAGACTATTACTGAGAAGGTGGCTGGTAAAATAGTTACCCGCCAGGTAGCCACCGTTAATAGCGGATTGTGCCAAGGGTGCGGTGCTTGTACAGTGGCCTGTCGTTCTAGCGCTCTGAATTTGCGAGGCTTTACCAATGAGCAGATTTTGGCGGAGGTGAAGGCAATATGTCTGTAAATCAGGAGGCTCGTTCTTGGGAACCGAAAATTATAGCTTTTTGTTGCAACTGGTGCTCTTATGCAGGTGCCGATTTTGCCGGCTTAAGCCGAATACAGTACCCAGCTAATGTCAGAATAATACGGGTTCCCTGTTCGGGGCGCGTTAATCCTCAGTTCGTATTACGGGCTTTCCAGTGGGGCGCTGACGGGGTTTTAGTAGCAGGTTGCCATCCCGGTGACTGCCATTATGTCAGCGGCAACTACTTTACCCGGCGCCGTTTTCTTCTTATGAAGAGACTGTTTGAATATGTGGGGCTGGAACGCGAACGCTTGCAAATACATTGGATCTCTGGCTCAGAAGGCGCCAGATTTGCTGAAGTCGTTACCGCTATGGCAGAAAAAATCCGAACCTTGGGCCCCAATAGAAAACTAGTGCAAGGGTAAATTTCGGTTTATGTGGTAGCCATACCTGGTCAAGAGTTTCGCCAATTCTGCTCCACTCACGTCCCTGGGTAGCCTCACACCGCCATAACCTCGTCTTTCACGATGTGTAGCCGGATCACCCGCGGCATGTCTTTATCCTCAAAATGGCAGCGTACGGCGTCCCGGACGTTGCTCCTTATTTCGTCCAGATCCTCGCCTTCAGTGAATATGGAGTGACCGAGGGCGCGTGCCGTGTACCCGCCCTCCGGGGCCTCCTCGACCAAGAAGATTATCTCCTGATCCAATCGAGTTCCCTCCCCGATTTGGAGTTTTCTCTGTGCCAAGGAGATTTACTTCCTCGCATTCCCCGCTGGGCACTTGAAGGCCTTACGGCCAATATACCATACGTTGATGCAGGTTTCAATTGATCCCCTATATAGTGTGAGCAAAGGGAGAGGATAGAGGAAACGCGTAAGTAGCTGCAAGATAACTGGGAGGGGTTAAGGGACTGGCGGCAGACAGAAGTGGCTAAGAAAGTAACTATTGCGGAGCCTCACGGTTTGGGGGCCAGTGAAGCGGAAATAAACCATGTTTTGGCGGTCAGGATGAAGAAGCGGGGCATGAGCTGGAGCGAATGCGGAGGGGGTTTTTTCTTTAGGCATATTCTACGTCAACGTTACTTTGGTTAGAGCGGAGTTGAAGTGGAGTTGAAGCGGAGGGAAAGCGGAAGTGCGCAAGTTTTGCTTGCGACGGAGACTTTGCGGAGCGAAAATAAAGACAGGACTAGGTTCATAAAGTAGGGCAACTTGACAGGGAGCAAAAGGGTAAAATAATATATAAGCAAGTATTTATATATTAAGATAATACGCTATAAGGAATTAGGGCCAATCGCTTTAGGAGGTTGATCAATGCTTGAAAATAAAAGAAGCTGAAAAAATATTTAAGGCCCTGGGCCAAAGCCTACGCTTAAAAATCATTGCCCTCTTGGCCGAGCAGGAGTTTTGTGTGTGCGAACTGGAGGAAATCTTTGGCGTTTCCCAGCCGGCCATTTCCCAGCATTTGCGCGTTCTAAAAGAAGCCGGCCTGGTGGAGGAGGAAAAAATAGGTCAGTGGGTATTTTATTCCTTGAAAAAGAAATTCCTAGAAAATTTCCTGCAAGATTTCTCCTCCTATCTTTTCTCTCCTTTAGAAGACAAAAAGGGTTTGGAGCAGGAAAAGCTACAGGTTGAAAAGTTAAAGCAGAATCCCAAAGTCAGTTGCCGGCCAGTTAAAAGGTAAAATGCGTATGATTAGGAAGCGCCTATTCTCCCCTTATACGGGCTTCCAAAAGCTTAAGGTCTTGGGGACGACCTCGCAAGAGTACCTCCACCCCCTGGGGTAAATATTTTTCCTTAACCACTTCCACACGATCCCTTACCCGGGCCAATTCTCCTAGCCGGGTGAAGGGTATCCACAAGGCAATTTCCTTTACAGGAAAAAGTTCCTCTTCCAAGCGCCTTAAGAGGATAGGGAGGTTGATACCATGGAGGGCCGAGATGGCTAAGCCGTCCACTGGAGGGATCCCGGTAAACTTGTCTACTTTGTTATACACTTTAAGAAGAGGGCGATGGGCCAAACCTAGTTCCTTTAAGATGTCCTCTACCGCGGCTACCTGTCGTTCCATGTAAGGGCTGGTCAGATCAATAACATGGAGCAAGAGATCAGCAGAAGCTAGTTCTTCTAAAGTAGCTTTAAAAGCCTCCTTTAGCTTAGCAGGCATATGCTGGATAAAACCCACAGTATCGGTAAGTAATACCTGGCGCCCCGAGGGCAGCCGGACGCGCCTGCTTACAGGGTCGAGGGTGGCAAAAAGGCGATCTTCAGCCAATACCTTGTTCTCGCTTAAGGACAGGGCATTAAGGAGGGTAGACTTACCTGCGTTGGTATAACCTACTAGAGCGACTACAGGAATAGCGTTTTGGGTTCGCCGCTGACGGAGAACCTCACGGTTCCGGTGTATTTCTTCTAGTTCCTGGCGTAGATGATATATACGCCGGCGGACAGAACGGCGGAGT harbors:
- a CDS encoding tyrosine-type recombinase/integrase produces the protein MKALKSWLSWCVNEGLAPGLPYFPKGVPEARQVPQALKRAKVNRLLQEVEREGDPRDAGLIIRLMLSCGLRVSEAVSLRLEDVDIGERRGVIVVRGGKGGKYREVPVPPEAMEGLREWLAARKKKYPRSPWLFPEA
- a CDS encoding UPF0236 family transposase-like protein, with the translated sequence MQDNWEGLRDWRQTEVAKKVTIAEPHGLGASEAEINHVLAVRMKKRGMSWSECGGGFFFRHILRQRYFG
- a CDS encoding CoB--CoM heterodisulfide reductase iron-sulfur subunit A family protein yields the protein MKKVGVFVCHCGSNIAGVVDVKRVAEAAESFPAVVFSTDYQYMCSDLGQELIRKAIKEQGLNRVVVASCSPRLHEPTFRKTVESAGLNPYLLEMVNIREQCSWVHIQDKEGATTKAIELVRMAVAKAVHNFPLESNTAIKITKRALVIGAGIAGIQAALDIADTGYEVVLLDRQPSIGGNMVRLDKTFPTLDCSACICTPKMVAAAQHPKIKLMTYSEVEKVAGFVGNFEVTIRKKARSVDENKCTGCGTCWEKCPTKVDNEFELGLGKRKAIYVPFPQAVPAVPVIDREHCLRFTRGKCGVCQKACPRRAIDYEQQDEIVTERFGAIIVATGYELFPWEKVYGEYGYGLYPDVITSMHFERLVNASGPTGGKILRPSDGKEPKVVVFIKCIGSRDEAKGKSYCSRVCCMYTAKHAHQVLEKIPDAQVIVFYMDVRTPGKGYEEFYQRTVHEGTIYIRGRVSRIYQEGDRLIVSGEDTLLGRQVMVAADLVVLATAMVPSQGWENLAKMLGISTDKDGFFQEAHPKLRPVETFTAGIFLAGACQGPKDIPDTVAQAGFAAAKACQLLARDELVTDPMIAEVDERLCSGCATCQSICPYKAIEMKTITEKVAGKIVTRQVATVNSGLCQGCGACTVACRSSALNLRGFTNEQILAEVKAICL
- a CDS encoding hydrogenase iron-sulfur subunit, with the protein product MSVNQEARSWEPKIIAFCCNWCSYAGADFAGLSRIQYPANVRIIRVPCSGRVNPQFVLRAFQWGADGVLVAGCHPGDCHYVSGNYFTRRRFLLMKRLFEYVGLERERLQIHWISGSEGARFAEVVTAMAEKIRTLGPNRKLVQG
- a CDS encoding ArsR/SmtB family transcription factor, translated to MKIKEAEKIFKALGQSLRLKIIALLAEQEFCVCELEEIFGVSQPAISQHLRVLKEAGLVEEEKIGQWVFYSLKKKFLENFLQDFSSYLFSPLEDKKGLEQEKLQVEKLKQNPKVSCRPVKR
- the hflX gene encoding GTPase HflX gives rise to the protein MKIGVLCYLAQEEKDEEITYNVEELKELARNIDIEIIDHLLQRRRPDPNYLLGEGKVRELKEKVEKENIEAVIFNLELSPRQILRLEERLDKVEIWDRTQVILEIFRRRAHSREGKIQVELARLTYLYPRMMGLGEMLSRLGGGIGTRGPGETKLEVLRRSVRRRIYHLRQELEEIHRNREVLRQRRTQNAIPVVALVGYTNAGKSTLLNALSLSENKVLAEDRLFATLDPVSRRVRLPSGRQVLLTDTVGFIQHMPAKLKEAFKATLEELASADLLLHVIDLTSPYMERQVAAVEDILKELGLAHRPLLKVYNKVDKFTGIPPVDGLAISALHGINLPILLRRLEEELFPVKEIALWIPFTRLGELARVRDRVEVVKEKYLPQGVEVLLRGRPQDLKLLEARIRGE
- a CDS encoding 2-oxoisovalerate dehydrogenase produces the protein MDQEIIFLVEEAPEGGYTARALGHSIFTEGEDLDEIRSNVRDAVRCHFEDKDMPRVIRLHIVKDEVMAV